A section of the Saliniramus fredricksonii genome encodes:
- a CDS encoding methyltransferase, protein MLRTRADEISEIAFGFMASKALFSALHFDLFTHLNDGPKTAAELGKAAGLHPDRAETLLTALAGLGLVAVDDGKFSNAPASEAFLVKGAKYDFGDYLRRQVGQQMYGLLDQVEDALSGNLPAEATGSYAEWFSDPAEARLYSESQHAGSLGPARQLVKALDLSGAKRMLDVGGGTGAFAITFCKAFPELGATVVDFPNVAAIGREFVDKAGLGDRIHYIEADGLKADWPRNQDVILMSYLLSGIPGETHEGLIKRAYDHLAPGGTLLIHDFIVCADRTGPKLAALWQLQHTAFTPQARSVDDAWLVESMERHGFRDASVETMIPEMTMLAKAVKPA, encoded by the coding sequence ATGCTTCGCACCCGTGCCGATGAAATTTCGGAAATTGCTTTTGGTTTCATGGCGTCGAAGGCGCTGTTTTCCGCGCTGCATTTCGACCTGTTCACGCATCTGAACGATGGGCCCAAGACTGCCGCCGAACTCGGCAAGGCTGCCGGTTTGCATCCGGATCGTGCCGAAACCCTTTTGACCGCACTCGCCGGACTCGGTCTCGTCGCGGTGGATGACGGAAAGTTCTCCAATGCACCCGCTTCCGAGGCCTTTCTGGTCAAGGGTGCGAAATACGATTTCGGTGATTACCTGCGCCGCCAGGTCGGTCAGCAGATGTACGGCCTGCTCGATCAGGTCGAAGACGCCCTGAGCGGCAATCTCCCGGCGGAGGCGACGGGCTCCTATGCCGAATGGTTTTCCGATCCGGCGGAAGCACGCCTCTATTCCGAGAGCCAGCATGCCGGCTCGCTCGGGCCCGCGCGCCAACTGGTCAAGGCGCTCGATCTGTCGGGTGCAAAGCGCATGCTCGATGTGGGCGGTGGTACCGGCGCCTTCGCGATCACCTTCTGCAAGGCTTTTCCCGAACTCGGCGCAACGGTGGTCGACTTCCCCAACGTGGCTGCGATCGGGCGTGAATTCGTCGACAAGGCGGGTCTGGGTGACCGCATCCATTACATCGAGGCTGACGGTCTCAAGGCCGACTGGCCGCGCAATCAGGATGTGATCCTGATGTCGTATCTGCTTTCCGGCATACCCGGTGAGACCCATGAGGGACTGATCAAGCGCGCCTATGATCATCTGGCGCCCGGCGGTACGCTGCTGATCCATGATTTCATCGTCTGCGCTGATCGCACCGGGCCCAAACTCGCCGCCCTGTGGCAGTTGCAGCACACGGCGTTCACGCCGCAGGCCCGCTCCGTCGATGATGCCTGGCTGGTCGAATCCATGGAGCGTCACGGCTTCAGGGACGCCTCGGTCGAGACCATGATCCCGGAAATGACCATGCTGGCCAAGGCGGTAAAGCCGGCCTGA
- a CDS encoding OsmC family protein has translation MMEASDLLARCRPLERKYSANPASAQVVFRSRGRVDPEGVACRVETGHGITVTGLHRATGGTGADRAAEDMLLEALVGCAGVTLKAIAAREGIVLDDAQIEAEGVLDFRGTLGIADDAPVGFSAIRLVFRIASDADDATLDALIAATRARCVVFQTLTCMPELVVARA, from the coding sequence ATGATGGAAGCCTCCGATCTGCTGGCGCGGTGCAGGCCGCTGGAGCGCAAGTACAGCGCGAATCCGGCTTCGGCACAGGTCGTTTTCCGCTCGCGCGGGCGCGTCGATCCCGAAGGCGTGGCCTGCCGGGTTGAAACCGGACACGGCATCACCGTCACGGGCCTGCATCGCGCCACGGGCGGGACCGGTGCCGATCGGGCAGCGGAGGACATGCTCCTGGAAGCGCTGGTCGGCTGTGCCGGCGTGACTCTGAAGGCGATTGCGGCCAGGGAGGGGATTGTCCTCGATGATGCGCAGATTGAGGCGGAGGGGGTTCTCGATTTTCGCGGCACGCTCGGCATCGCCGATGATGCCCCGGTCGGCTTCTCGGCGATCCGGCTGGTCTTTCGGATCGCCAGCGACGCCGATGATGCGACTCTTGACGCGTTGATCGCCGCCACCCGTGCGCGCTGCGTCGTCTTCCAGACATTGACCTGCATGCCCGAACTGGTCGTGGCGCGCGCCTGA
- a CDS encoding peroxiredoxin, translating to MSIQVGDKLPAATFRTMTAEGPAPKTTEEVFKGRKVVLFAVPGAFTPTCHKNHLPGFISHLDAIRDKGVDAVAVTAVNDVFVMDAWAKSSGGEGKIEFLADGSAEFAKATGLELDATGGGLGIRSKRYAMIVEDGTVTWMAVEPAPGQADATSADVVLGQL from the coding sequence ATGAGCATCCAGGTTGGCGACAAGCTCCCCGCCGCGACATTCCGCACCATGACCGCCGAAGGACCGGCGCCGAAGACGACCGAAGAGGTCTTCAAGGGCCGCAAGGTCGTGCTCTTCGCCGTCCCCGGCGCATTCACGCCGACCTGCCACAAGAACCACTTGCCGGGCTTCATCAGCCATCTCGACGCCATCCGCGACAAGGGCGTTGATGCCGTGGCGGTGACGGCCGTCAATGACGTGTTCGTCATGGATGCGTGGGCGAAATCGTCCGGCGGTGAAGGCAAGATCGAATTTCTCGCCGATGGCAGCGCCGAATTTGCCAAGGCGACCGGTCTCGAACTCGATGCGACCGGCGGCGGGCTCGGCATCCGTTCGAAGCGCTATGCCATGATCGTCGAGGACGGCACCGTCACCTGGATGGCGGTCGAGCCGGCGCCGGGCCAGGCGGATGCCACCAGTGCCGACGTGGTGCTCGGCCAGCTCTGA
- a CDS encoding GNAT family N-acetyltransferase has product MSELVTAIRIAGPADCRGISQTFDQAWREAYRGVIPGIQLERLVQRRGPLWWRRTLQRPRPVAVLEIRKQIAGYACYGRCRDSSIAAAGEIDEFYLRPEYQGLGFGRRLFGSIRADLRNRHAGPVLVWSLAENARACGFYEAMGGQRIASRSETVAGTRLTKIAYRFD; this is encoded by the coding sequence ATGAGCGAACTCGTCACCGCCATCCGCATTGCCGGCCCCGCCGATTGTCGCGGCATCTCCCAGACCTTTGATCAGGCCTGGCGGGAAGCCTATCGCGGGGTGATACCCGGGATTCAGCTCGAACGCCTGGTGCAGCGGCGCGGGCCGCTCTGGTGGCGCCGGACGCTCCAGCGCCCCCGTCCGGTCGCCGTGCTGGAGATCCGCAAGCAGATTGCCGGCTATGCCTGCTATGGCCGCTGCCGCGACAGCTCCATTGCCGCCGCCGGTGAGATCGACGAATTCTATCTGCGCCCGGAATATCAGGGCCTCGGTTTCGGGCGCCGCCTGTTCGGCTCGATCCGCGCCGATCTGCGCAACCGCCATGCGGGCCCGGTGCTCGTCTGGTCGCTTGCGGAAAACGCGCGCGCCTGTGGTTTCTATGAGGCCATGGGCGGACAGCGCATCGCGAGCCGCAGCGAAACCGTGGCCGGTACCCGCCTGACCAAGATCGCCTATCGCTTCGATTGA